The Setaria italica strain Yugu1 chromosome VIII, Setaria_italica_v2.0, whole genome shotgun sequence genome includes the window GTCAATGGGACTAAGGATCTTGGGACACAAAAGCAACTAAATTGATTTATCATTGAGAAACAGAAATAATGAATGTCAGAATAGTTACTGGGCTTACTTTGCTCCCACAACATTTATCGTGTTTATTCGGGTTTGTTCTTCACCAAAGAGTCTCGACAGGCCAAAATCCGAGATTTTTGGCACCATGTTATCATCCAACAATATGTTGGCAGGCTGAAGATCCAAATGAATAATTGGTCTATCCATTTCCTTATGTAGGAAATGTAAACCCTGGCAGATTCCCTTGATTATCTTGAAACATGTCTTCCAATCGGGTCTAGTAGATGCATCTGAAGAATGAAAACATGGATCATGTAATCCCATAATAATTTACATCTCAGTAAATGAATGACAAGCCAAATATGCGTTCTCATACCGAAAATACACTTGTCAAGGTTTCCCTTTGGGCAATATTCGTAGCAGAGTAAGCGCTCAACCACGTCTACAAGAATGTATCTCCCACCGTGCTCGATCACTTTCTTCAGAGTAGCATGGCAGTAACCGAATAATTTCACTATATTCTCATGCTGGACGGCCATAAGATTGATGACTTCATTCAGGAACTGCTTCTCAGGCGCCACCGGTGAATTATCCGCAAGCTTCTTAACAGCAATCGGTTGCCCATCTTGCAGAATTCCCTGTTAATTTGACCTCTGAGATACTGTAATCCGCACACGCCTACTGGGGATTATTTTAAAATAGGAGAAGATTTGAGCATAGTCGTACCAAATAAACGGTTCCAAATGCGCCTTGACCGAGTTTTCGCTCAAGAGAGAACCCATCTGTGATATCCTTCAGAAACTCTGCTGGTAGTTCATTGGGCAAAG containing:
- the LOC101770112 gene encoding G-type lectin S-receptor-like serine/threonine-protein kinase At1g11330; translated protein: MAPDASRGSKPSLLSTLPNELPAEFLKDITDGFSLERKLGQGAFGTVYLGILQDGQPIAVKKLADNSPVAPEKQFLNEVINLMAVQHENIVKLFGYCHATLKKVIEHGGRYILVDVVERLLCYEYCPKGNLDKCIFDASTRPDWKTCFKIIKGICQGLHFLHKEMDRPIIHLDLQPANILLDDNMVPKISDFGLSRLFGEEQTRINTINVVGAKGYMAPEYLYRGEISTRSDIYSLGVLIIEITTGERNFSSEKDMSARDFIDKVRAKWTDEHIASKCSSLDAVSLQEVRTCIEIGLKCVDIDQRKRPTIVEILDKLNGRHAP